In Candidatus Electrothrix scaldis, the genomic window CGAATTTAATCGTTTCCTGCTCTCTGATGGCGTGGTGCGCTCCAAAAAACCGGTCTACTGGTGCTCCACCTGCCGCACAGCCCTGGCTGAGGCCGAGGTTGAATATTACGATCATACCTCACCGTCCATTTATGTCAAATTTCCTGTGGCTGAGAACCTGAGTGAGGCAGTGCCGGAACTGGCAGGCCTGGAAAACCTCAAAGTCCTGATCTGGACCACTACCCCTTGGACCCTGCCCGCAAATACCGGTATAGCTTTCCACCCTGATTTTGTCTATGCCGCTGTTGCGGTCAAGGATGAAGTCTGGATTCTGGCGCAGGAACTGGTAGAAAAATGCTTTGAGGAATTCGGAATCAGCAAATACAAGGTGCTGACGACTTTTTCTGCCAAGGGGCTGGAAGGCAAGAAATGCCGCCATCCCTTTATGGATCGTGATTCTCTGATGGTCCTGGCTGACTATGTTACCACCGAGGCTGGTACCGGCTGTGTGCATACCGCTCCCGGACATGGTACCGATGACTACATGACCGGCCTGCGCTATAACCTGGATGTGCTCTCCCCCCTGGATGATGCAGGCCAGTATACCGAAGAGGCAGGCAAATACGCCGGTCGCCAGGTTCCCACAGTCAACCGGGAAATCAACGATGACATGGCAGCCGATGGCTCCCTGGTCAAGGAAGGGGAAATCGATCACTCCTACCCCCATTGCTGGCGTTGTAAAAAGCCGGTGATCTATCGGGCCACCAAGCAGTGGTTCATCTCCATGAAAAATAATGACCTGCGCGACAAGGCCCTCCAAGCCATCAACGAGGTCAAATGGACCCCGGCCTGGGGCCAGCAGCGTATCTACGGCATGGTGGAGGGCCGACCGGATTGGTGCGTCTCCCGCCAGCGTTCCTGGGGTGTGCCTCTGACCGTGCTGACCTGCGCGGATTGTGGCGAAATCCTCAAAAATACTGAGGTCTGTGAAAATATTGAGGCCATGTTTGAACAAGAAGGAGCTGATGCCTGGTTCAAGCATGAGGCAGCTGACTTTCTCCCGGATGAGGTACAATGCTCCTGCGGCTCCACCCATTTTGAGAAGGAGACCGATATCCTGGATGTCTGGTTTGACTCCGGGGTCAGCCATGCTGCGGTTGTGGAGGCTCGGGACGAGTTGCGTTCTCCGGCAGATCTGTACCTGGAAGGCAGTGACCAGCATCGCGGCTGGTTCCAGTCCTCCCTGCTGGCCTCTGTCGGAACCCGTGACAGAGCGCCGTTCAAGGGCGTATTTACCCACGGCTTTATCGTGGATGGCAAGGGTAAAAAAATGTCCAAGTCCATCGGCAACGTGATTGCACCCCAAGAGATGATCGATAAATTCGGGGCAGAGATTCTCCGTCTCTGGGTTGCCAGTGAGGATTACCGGGATGATGTCAAGGTCTCTGAGGAGATCCTTCGCCGGGTGTCTGATTCCTATCGTAAACTGCGTAATACCCTGCGCTTCCTCCTTTCCAACCTCAATGACTTTAATCCGGCCACAGACAGCGTCGGCCCCGAGGCCTTCAAGGAGATAGACCAATGGGCTCTGGCCCGATTCGCCGACTTCGTCCGACGGGTAGAGCGCGCCTATAACGAATATGAATTCCATGCTATCTATCACGCCCTACTCAATTTCTGCGGCACCACCATCTCCAGTCTGTACATGGATGTGCTCAAAGATCGACTCTACTGTTCTGCGCCGAATGCGCCGGAACGCCGGGCAGCGCAAACAGTCATCTATCGCATTCTTGGCGGCCTGCTCCGCCTGATGGCTCCGATCCTCAGCGTAACCGCAGCCGAGGCTTGGGAACATATGCACGGACTTGACCAGAAATCACCTGTCGAGAAATCAGTCTTTTTTGCTGATTTCCCTCAAGTGGATGATATTGCCCAGGATGAGGAGCTGGACAAACGCTGGAGCAAATTGCTTGACCTGCGCAGTGAGATTACCAGAGTACTAGAGGCAGCCCGTCGGGATAAGACCATCGGCCTGTCCCTGGATGCGGAAGTGCTCCTGCAGGCAGATGAAGAGACCACGGCCTTTCTGAACGAGAATCTGGCGCTATTACAAGAACTCTGCATTGTTTCCAGCCTGCGAGTTGTGACAAAGGCAGGCGATGCCACCTTTGTTGCTGGCGAGGAAATGAAGGATCTGCAAATTGCTGTTCAGCCTGCGCCGGGCAATAAATGCGAACGCTGCTGGACCATCTCTCCCTCAGTCGGCGAGGACAGCGAGCATCCGACCCTGTGCAGTCGCTGTCTTGCGGTGGTCAAGGAGCTGGCGAGCTGATTATGATCCGTTTTTTCATCATCATGGTGCTGGTCGTGGTTAGCGACCAGCTGAGTAAACTCTGGATTCTGGATAACTTCTTACTCTATGAATCCAGAGAGATTATTCCTGGTTTTTTCAATCTTACCTTTCTCCGCAATACTGGGGCCGCCTTTGGCTTGCTCTCTGGAATGCCGCTGCTCTGGCGGCAGATCTTTTTCATCACCATTGCGGCGGCGGCCTTGGTCGCGCTTGTGATCATGCAGCGTAAGATGGGGAAAGAGAACTCCTGGTATACCATCTGCTTCGCCCTCATCGGGGGCGGAGCGGTCGGTAATGTGATTGATCGGGTCCTGTACGGCTCAGTGGTGGATTTCCTGGATGTCTATGTCAAGGGCTACCACTGGCCTGCCTTTAATATCGCGGATTCCGGGATTACTGTGGGTGTGACGATCTTTTTGCTGTTGCAGTTTTTTGAGAAGGAGGAGAAGCAATCAGAAAAAAGCTCGCCCTGTCCTGCGGAGGAGTGATACGGAGTTTTCCTGAATCGGGTTGAGGGAAAAGATTCCCCGGAAGATAAGCAAGTGCAGGCGGAGAAAATGGCGTTGCAGTGCTACAGAACCGTTTTCTCCTGCTGCAGGATCATTTTTCCCCACTGCAGAATGATTTTCTCCCGCTACAGAACGACTTTTTCCTGCTACAGGATGAGTTCTGCCTGCTCCAGAACCGCTTTCTCCTGCTTCAGGGTGATTTCTGCCACTTCGGAAAGAGTTTTTCCCGTTGCAACGAGGGGCTTTCCTCTGGCAAGAACCGCTTCCCCTCCCTAACCCCTTGAATACTGAGGGTATAAAGAGCTACGGATCAATACTTCATAAAAATGGAGTTACTTTCAACCCCGACTAAGCAAAAAATCATGGCTCTTCGTAGATTAGTGGGGAACCCCATGTTCCGCAAATACCCGGAGCCTAAAATTTTCAAAATTTCTGTAGCCAAACGCTGTACGAATAATGTTTCTTATGCTGTTATTGAGTCCTTCAACAAAGCCGTTTGTAACCCGCTCGACAAAATAGTTCAAAACTTCATTCCACCAATTTTCCAGCGTACCAACAAACTTCAAAAGAAACACATTTCCTGTCACCCGAGCTTTCCATATCCAGGCTCTTAGGAACTTCGATGCTTTATCCCGACTTCTTACGCGCTCAAAAATACACCTAAATTCTTCTTTGATAAGGTAGAGTTCTCTTAGTTCAGGATGGAGGGCAAGCACCTCGGTCAAACGCGACTCTTCTTCGGTGGAAAGTTCTTCCCTGTTTCTCACAAGAATCCAACGTATTCCCTTTAATATGTCCTTTTTCTCATCAGGAAGAGCACGCTGAATTTTACGACGCATCTGTCCCAAACGCTCATTCAGCTGTTTCATCACATGAAATCTATCAACTGTAAGCCGAGATTTTGGGAGTTTCGTGCGAATTGCCTGAGCATAAGGTGCCCACATATCAATAGATACAAATTTAATCGCCCGGCGTTGTTCCTCCGTTAATTCATTGAGCCATTTTTCGAGAGTATCTTTACGGCGATCCGGTAGGACTGCGAGAATACTCCTGCTGCTTATATCTGAAATGACAAGAACAAATTGCCTATGCCGTTTCTTCAGAGAAATTTCATCAATCCCGAGTACCCGTGTGAATAGGCCGCTATTGCGTTCCGGTATGCGGCGGGCGAATCGGTTGAGAATCTCTTTCACAGTCGCTTGGCTCAATTTCTCTTTTATGGCGACTTTTTTTCGGCAGCCCGCCTTACATCGTTCATAAATATGTCGTTCAAATTCCTTAGTATGTCTTCTAAATTTTTCAATAAAAGGCAATGATTCCGTGAACGGTTTTTGACACTGTTCACACATGAAACGACGGGAGAAAAAATGTAAAAAAGTCCTCTTTCCCCAGATATCAAGATGTCGGACGCAACGCTCCTTTTCTTCATGTATTGCTTCGGAAGGAGTACCGCAACGGAAGCAGATGGCTATATCATCACGATGAGAGCATCGTAGATGAAGCACATCTTCCACACCTTCCAATCGCAAACAGTACATATTAACCTTCAAAGCAGCAACTCCGAGAAGTTCTGTCAAAACAGAGTCTGTTGCCTCGGTAAACATTTCTTCGCAAACTCGTTTTACAGACCGGGCCGCATCCTTAATATAAGCAAGAGAAAGCAATTTCACAGAAAAACCTCGTTAGATTTTTTCTGTAAATTTTACCAGAGGTACCTAAAATATCTATTCCAATTATGTAGAGAGACTACTTTCCCCACTAATCTACGAAGAGCCAAAATCATGAATGACGAAAATAAGCCAAAAACTCAAACAAAGTCAGGTATCGTCAGATGGATAGATAGTGATGATGTTAAATTCAGTAGGGAAGGGGATTGGTTCACCGTAGACAGTAATGGTAATGTTAAAGCTGTTAAATTCAGTAACAGTGATGATTGGGCGTCTTACGAACCATCAGCTGCTAAAAAAAAGGTTGCTCTATCACTAATCTTTCTTCGTAAGACTCATTATTACAACCAACACCTCAAAATATTTCTTGTTATCTTTTCAGGTATCTTTTGCTTCCTTAGTTGGCAATTTGCACAAGTGGATTTGTCCAGTCTATCTATCGTACTACTTGCCTTAAGCTCCCTTCTGATTATCAGAGAACAACTAATAGCATATAGAATTCGAAGAGGACTCTTTGGAACAAACCGAACCGAAGCACGAGCTTTAATCGAATTCATCATTAAAAACTCAGAAGATATCGACTTCACCGACAGCAACGGAAATCTACGCCGCGCCCTGCTGCCCGAAGCCGAGCCTGCCTCCACAGAACAACCTCTGCCTGCCTTTGGCGAGGAGGCACCCGCATGAACGAAAAAGCTGATATATGGTCCTCCTTAGGAACCAAGGCTATTGACGTTATCTTCGCCAGATACCCAGCCCGAACCAGCCTCGGCGTTGTCCTCGGTGGTGTAATAGACTTCGGCATTCAACTTTTTGCCCCGGCACTGAGTTCACTGAAATTTGCCGATTTCACAGCCAGCCCCAAATGGGGCTGGTGGTTACTCGGTATTCTGATGATGCATGCCCCGACGATATTCTCCACCTTTCGGCAAAAACAAACCGGAGACGAGAAGATTGACCGGGCCTTAGATCTGATTGAACGAGGAAACTTCACCAAGGCGGAAAAACGCCAGCAGTATCGGAAACTCATAGAACGAGTAGCCAGCAATGTTGCTCTGAAGCCGGAACTAAAAAAGGAACTCAAGGAAACGGAGCGCAAAATCAGCGAGAGCAGTGAAAAAAGCTCCCCCTGATTAGGGGGAAATCCCCCTCCTCCCCCTTTACATCTCCCCACTCAATCCCTACTCTTTTTCACAAGCGGCTCAAATCCCTCTGCTGAGGCAACCAGCCAGGCAGCCTGAGCCCTTTCTCTCGCTGAATTAAACAACATATTGAAAAAAAGGAGACCTGCGATGAAACGGATTTTTCTGTTTTTGATGACTAACTTTGCCGTCCTGATGGTGCTGTCCATTAGCGCGCGCATCCTGGGCATAGATCGTTACCTGACCAGCAATGGCATGAACATGAGCTTCCTGCTCGGCTTTTCCGCCCTGATCGGTTTTGGCGGTTCGATCATTTCCCTGCTCATGTCAAAGAAAATGGCCAAGTGGAGCACCGGGGCCCAGGTCATTAAGCAACCGAGCAATCAGGAAGAACGCTGGCTGGTGGACACCATTGCCAAACTCGCGTCCAAAGCCGGGCTGGGCATGCCAGAAGTCGCCATCTATCAAGGTGCCCCCAATGCCTTTGCCACTGGCCCCAGCCGCTCCAACTCTCTGGTTGCTGTTTCCACTGGGCTTATGCAGAGCATGAATAAACGCCAAGTAGAGGCTGTGCTGGCCCACGAAATCAGCCATGTAGCCAACGGGGACATGGTCACCCTGACCCTGATCCAGGGTGTGGTCAACACCTTTGTTATCTTCCTTTCCCGAGTCGCGGCCTTTGCAGTGGATAATTTTCTGCGTGGAGAAGACGATGAGGACGCAGGCGGCTTTAGTATCGGCTACTTCATCACCAGCATCGTATTTGAGATGCTCTTTGGTATCCTGGCAAGCATCATTGTTATGTATTTCTCCCGCTTCCGGGAGTTCAAGGCGGATGCAGGTGCTGCGGCCCTGATGGGTGACAAGCGCCCCATGATTGAGGCCCTGCAGGTCCTCGGCAACATGACTCCTGGTGAGTTACCCAAGGAGATGGCAGCCAGCGGCATTTCCGGCAACACCATGAAGGCTCTGTTCAGCAGCCACCCGTCCCTGGAAAAACGAATCGCTGCTTTGCAAAATAACTAACGGTATCAATTATCCAGATAACCTCAAACGGAGAAAAAACATGTCCCCCTCAAGACAACCCCTCTTTTCCCTGATCGCCCTGCTCTTTGCAGCTCTCCTGCTCAGTGCCTGCTCCAGTGCCTATTATTCGGCGATGGAAAAAGTCGGGGTGCATAAACGAGATATCCTGGTTGATCGAGTCGAAGGTGCCAGAGACGCCCAACAAGACGCCCAGGAAGAATTTAAGTCCGCGCTGGAACAATTTGCTTCGGTTGTCGCACTGAGGGAAACAGATCTGAAGGTAGCCTATGATAAGCTCAACGGGGAATATCTGGACTGCCAAGAAGCCAGTAAAGAGGTATCTGACCGAATCAACAAGGTAGAAAAAGTCTCTGAAGACCTGTTCGAAGAATGGGAAGAGGAGCTGGATCTCTACGAGAACCAGACCTATCGGGCAAACAGTAAACGCCAGTTACGAGAAACCAAGTCCCGCTATCGGGACATGCTCTCCTCCATGCGGGCAGCAGAACGAAGCATGGCCCCGGTCCTGCAAACCTTTGAGGATAATGTCCTTTATCTCAAGCATAACCTGAATGCCCAGGCCATTGGCTCTCTGCAAGGACAATTTGCTGGCCTGCAAAAGGATATTGATGTGTTGATTAAGCGGATGAATAAGGCGATCCAGGAATCCAACGCCTTTATCGCCCAGATGGGGCAGAGTTAAACAACAAACCGTAGGGGCACGGCGCGCCGTGCCCCTGCCGGATTCAGCGGATTCAGTCTCCCTGTTTCATAACCTCAAGAGCACCCTTGATAATCCCGGCAACATCAATGCCAGCATTCTTCCACAAGGTCTGCTGGGGGGCCTGATCAATAAATTTATTGCCGTAGCCCAATACCCGACACGGAACCAAGAGGTGCATCTCGTGCAGCATCTGAAGCACCGCACTGCCGAACCCGCCCTTCTTTACATTATCTTCCACGGTCAGCACCCTGCCGCAGGTGCTGGCCCAATCAGAGATCAGCTCATTATCCAGTGGCTTAATAAAGCGCGGATTAATCACCGCCGCATCAATGCCCAGCTTGGCTAAGCCCTCAGCAGCCTCCAAGGCCGGATAAACCCGATTACCCACAGGAAGGAGGAGTAAATCCTTGCCCTCACGGAGGAGCTCGCCTTTGCCAATGGGTATCTCCCGCAAATCCTGATCCAGCGCAACATTCTCCCCCCCACCTCGTGGGTAGCGAATTGCACAAGGCCCATCGTTATTGACCGAGGTATAGAGCATATGCTGCAACTCGTTTTCGTCCTTGGGTGCCATCACGGTCAGGTTGGGGACAAAACGGAGAAAGGATATATCAAACACTCCATGATGGGTAGGCCCATCATCACCCACCACCCCGGCCCGATCCAGGGCAAAGGTCACTGGCAGGTCTGGCAGGCAGACATCGTGGATCAACTGATCCAGGGAACGCTGCATAAAACTGGAATAGACAGCCAACACTGGCCGCAGACCGTCCAGGGCAAGACCAGCAGCAAAGGTCACGGCATGTTGCTCCGCGATTCCCACGTCAAAAAAACGATCCGGGAAACGCAGACTGAACTCTGAAAGTCCAGTGCCAGCAGGCATGGCCGCCGTAATCCCACAAATCCTCTTATCTTTTTCCGCTAGGGCACAGATCGTTTTGCCAAAGACCGCTGTGTAGGAAACCGGCCCTGAGGAGGGCAAAGGTTTGCCCGTGGCAATGGTAAAAGGACCAAGCCCGTGATACTCGCCTGGATTCATCTCCGCAGGCATGTACCCTTT contains:
- the ileS gene encoding isoleucine--tRNA ligase yields the protein MEYRDTLNLPKTKFNMKANLTQKEPQYLKHWDKEKLYQKLQEAAADKPLFILHDGPPYANGNIHLGTAFNKVLKDIILKSRRLAGFQAPYIPGWDCHGLPIEHNVDKELGKKKETIPVLSKRGACRKYAEKWIKTQKAQFRRLGVLGDWDNPYLTINFAYEAAIAREFNRFLLSDGVVRSKKPVYWCSTCRTALAEAEVEYYDHTSPSIYVKFPVAENLSEAVPELAGLENLKVLIWTTTPWTLPANTGIAFHPDFVYAAVAVKDEVWILAQELVEKCFEEFGISKYKVLTTFSAKGLEGKKCRHPFMDRDSLMVLADYVTTEAGTGCVHTAPGHGTDDYMTGLRYNLDVLSPLDDAGQYTEEAGKYAGRQVPTVNREINDDMAADGSLVKEGEIDHSYPHCWRCKKPVIYRATKQWFISMKNNDLRDKALQAINEVKWTPAWGQQRIYGMVEGRPDWCVSRQRSWGVPLTVLTCADCGEILKNTEVCENIEAMFEQEGADAWFKHEAADFLPDEVQCSCGSTHFEKETDILDVWFDSGVSHAAVVEARDELRSPADLYLEGSDQHRGWFQSSLLASVGTRDRAPFKGVFTHGFIVDGKGKKMSKSIGNVIAPQEMIDKFGAEILRLWVASEDYRDDVKVSEEILRRVSDSYRKLRNTLRFLLSNLNDFNPATDSVGPEAFKEIDQWALARFADFVRRVERAYNEYEFHAIYHALLNFCGTTISSLYMDVLKDRLYCSAPNAPERRAAQTVIYRILGGLLRLMAPILSVTAAEAWEHMHGLDQKSPVEKSVFFADFPQVDDIAQDEELDKRWSKLLDLRSEITRVLEAARRDKTIGLSLDAEVLLQADEETTAFLNENLALLQELCIVSSLRVVTKAGDATFVAGEEMKDLQIAVQPAPGNKCERCWTISPSVGEDSEHPTLCSRCLAVVKELAS
- the lspA gene encoding signal peptidase II: MQSLSCGGQGAGELIMIRFFIIMVLVVVSDQLSKLWILDNFLLYESREIIPGFFNLTFLRNTGAAFGLLSGMPLLWRQIFFITIAAAALVALVIMQRKMGKENSWYTICFALIGGGAVGNVIDRVLYGSVVDFLDVYVKGYHWPAFNIADSGITVGVTIFLLLQFFEKEEKQSEKSSPCPAEE
- a CDS encoding ISL3 family transposase gives rise to the protein MKLLSLAYIKDAARSVKRVCEEMFTEATDSVLTELLGVAALKVNMYCLRLEGVEDVLHLRCSHRDDIAICFRCGTPSEAIHEEKERCVRHLDIWGKRTFLHFFSRRFMCEQCQKPFTESLPFIEKFRRHTKEFERHIYERCKAGCRKKVAIKEKLSQATVKEILNRFARRIPERNSGLFTRVLGIDEISLKKRHRQFVLVISDISSRSILAVLPDRRKDTLEKWLNELTEEQRRAIKFVSIDMWAPYAQAIRTKLPKSRLTVDRFHVMKQLNERLGQMRRKIQRALPDEKKDILKGIRWILVRNREELSTEEESRLTEVLALHPELRELYLIKEEFRCIFERVRSRDKASKFLRAWIWKARVTGNVFLLKFVGTLENWWNEVLNYFVERVTNGFVEGLNNSIRNIIRTAFGYRNFENFRLRVFAEHGVPH
- the htpX gene encoding protease HtpX codes for the protein MKRIFLFLMTNFAVLMVLSISARILGIDRYLTSNGMNMSFLLGFSALIGFGGSIISLLMSKKMAKWSTGAQVIKQPSNQEERWLVDTIAKLASKAGLGMPEVAIYQGAPNAFATGPSRSNSLVAVSTGLMQSMNKRQVEAVLAHEISHVANGDMVTLTLIQGVVNTFVIFLSRVAAFAVDNFLRGEDDEDAGGFSIGYFITSIVFEMLFGILASIIVMYFSRFREFKADAGAAALMGDKRPMIEALQVLGNMTPGELPKEMAASGISGNTMKALFSSHPSLEKRIAALQNN
- a CDS encoding DUF2959 domain-containing protein, with product MSPSRQPLFSLIALLFAALLLSACSSAYYSAMEKVGVHKRDILVDRVEGARDAQQDAQEEFKSALEQFASVVALRETDLKVAYDKLNGEYLDCQEASKEVSDRINKVEKVSEDLFEEWEEELDLYENQTYRANSKRQLRETKSRYRDMLSSMRAAERSMAPVLQTFEDNVLYLKHNLNAQAIGSLQGQFAGLQKDIDVLIKRMNKAIQESNAFIAQMGQS
- the dxs gene encoding 1-deoxy-D-xylulose-5-phosphate synthase — protein: MTPHQSPEQGGKLLDSIESPDDLRGFNLRELEQLAGEIREKIIHTVAENGGHLAPCLGVVELTLALHYVFATPKDKLVWDVGHQCYAHKLITGRRDQFHTLRQYRGISGFPKHSESEYDVVESGHSSTSISYSLGIAAAKELQQDDSKVIAVIGDGSMTAGMAFEALNHAGDLHKDLIVILNDNEMSISPNVGAMSSFLSRKLNSKTMRSLKDHLEDGLKSMSSVGENILSVLRKSEESLKAFFTPGMLFEALKFKYIGPIPGHDLEDLISTLRNVRDNAHRGPVLIHVLTTKGKGYMPAEMNPGEYHGLGPFTIATGKPLPSSGPVSYTAVFGKTICALAEKDKRICGITAAMPAGTGLSEFSLRFPDRFFDVGIAEQHAVTFAAGLALDGLRPVLAVYSSFMQRSLDQLIHDVCLPDLPVTFALDRAGVVGDDGPTHHGVFDISFLRFVPNLTVMAPKDENELQHMLYTSVNNDGPCAIRYPRGGGENVALDQDLREIPIGKGELLREGKDLLLLPVGNRVYPALEAAEGLAKLGIDAAVINPRFIKPLDNELISDWASTCGRVLTVEDNVKKGGFGSAVLQMLHEMHLLVPCRVLGYGNKFIDQAPQQTLWKNAGIDVAGIIKGALEVMKQGD